The following are from one region of the Alicyclobacillus fastidiosus genome:
- the dnaJ gene encoding molecular chaperone DnaJ, producing the protein MSKRDYYEVLGVSRSANQDEIKKAYRKLARQYHPDVNKDDPSAPEKFAEIAEAYDVLSDSQKRSRYDQFGHQDPTQGGFGGGQGAGFGDFDFGGFGDIFDMFFGGNGPRSRGPQRGQDLEYELEVDFEDAAFGVEEEIQIPRTETCSTCGGNGAKPGTHPKTCTVCNGSGEQQTVQSTPFGRMVNRRVCSNCHGRGVVIEQPCPDCRGQGRKRVRRTVQIKVPAGVDTGTRLRVAGAGEASPNGGQPGDLHIVIRVRPHEIFEREGMNVYIDMPITFVQAALGDEIDVPTLDGEVKLRIPEGTQSGTMFRLRGKGIPRLGSPNTRGDQHVRVQLLTPTNLTERQKELFRDLGKELGVQTHEQARSFMERMKDAFLGNA; encoded by the coding sequence GTGAGCAAGCGAGATTATTATGAGGTGCTCGGTGTCAGCCGGTCAGCCAATCAGGACGAGATCAAAAAAGCCTATCGCAAGTTGGCGCGTCAATATCACCCTGACGTCAACAAGGACGACCCGAGCGCGCCAGAGAAATTCGCTGAGATAGCCGAGGCGTACGATGTACTGTCGGACAGTCAAAAGCGCTCGCGCTATGACCAGTTCGGCCATCAGGATCCTACACAAGGCGGATTTGGTGGCGGACAGGGTGCCGGCTTTGGCGATTTTGACTTTGGCGGGTTTGGCGACATTTTTGATATGTTCTTTGGCGGAAACGGCCCGCGTTCGCGTGGACCGCAGCGCGGGCAGGACCTCGAATACGAGCTCGAGGTCGATTTCGAGGACGCCGCGTTCGGGGTCGAAGAAGAGATTCAGATCCCGCGCACGGAGACCTGTTCTACCTGTGGTGGAAACGGTGCAAAACCAGGTACGCATCCGAAAACGTGTACGGTTTGTAACGGGTCGGGAGAACAACAGACCGTGCAATCGACGCCGTTTGGCCGCATGGTCAATCGCCGCGTGTGTTCCAATTGTCACGGTCGCGGCGTCGTTATCGAACAGCCTTGTCCGGACTGTCGCGGACAAGGGCGCAAGCGCGTTCGCCGCACCGTGCAGATCAAGGTGCCGGCAGGTGTGGATACGGGTACGCGCCTGCGGGTGGCCGGTGCTGGAGAAGCTAGTCCCAACGGCGGGCAACCTGGGGACCTCCACATTGTCATTCGCGTTCGGCCGCACGAGATTTTCGAGCGCGAGGGCATGAACGTCTACATCGACATGCCCATCACGTTTGTCCAGGCGGCGTTGGGGGACGAGATTGACGTGCCCACCCTCGACGGCGAAGTGAAGTTGCGCATCCCTGAGGGGACGCAGTCCGGCACGATGTTCCGCCTGCGCGGCAAGGGAATTCCCCGGCTGGGATCGCCGAATACGCGTGGGGATCAGCACGTGCGCGTGCAACTGCTGACACCGACCAACCTGACGGAGCGACAAAAGGAATTATTCCGCGATCTCGGCAAGGAACTCGGCGTTCAGACACATGAGCAAGCGAGATCGTTTATGGAGCGAATGAAGGACGCCTTTTTGGGCAACGCCTGA
- the grpE gene encoding nucleotide exchange factor GrpE, translated as MAEDANEVQSEALEQDVQDVEGVQVEGAEEQVEETASAEVELDPKDEQIAELQQQLLRTRADFDNFRRRTRAEKEELSQFATKKLLSDLLPVIDNFDRAMEAVGDADEQIRTGIEMVHRQFSAVLSQYGVVPMNAQGETFDPNRHDAVMQEAADGVEPNVVLQELQRGYLLHDKVLRPAMVKVSV; from the coding sequence TTGGCTGAAGATGCAAACGAAGTACAAAGTGAGGCTCTCGAGCAGGACGTCCAGGATGTCGAGGGCGTTCAGGTCGAAGGCGCCGAAGAGCAGGTAGAGGAAACCGCAAGTGCCGAAGTTGAGCTCGATCCGAAGGATGAACAAATCGCCGAACTCCAGCAGCAATTGCTTCGCACGCGGGCGGATTTCGACAACTTCCGCCGTCGCACGCGCGCTGAAAAGGAAGAACTCAGTCAGTTTGCGACCAAGAAACTCCTCTCTGACCTGTTGCCGGTGATCGATAACTTCGATCGGGCGATGGAGGCTGTCGGCGACGCCGATGAGCAGATTCGGACGGGCATCGAGATGGTGCACCGCCAGTTCAGCGCCGTGTTGTCACAGTACGGCGTCGTGCCGATGAACGCACAGGGAGAGACGTTTGACCCGAACCGTCACGACGCGGTCATGCAGGAAGCCGCCGACGGGGTCGAGCCGAACGTCGTCCTCCAAGAACTGCAGCGCGGGTACCTGTTGCACGACAAGGTGCTTCGCCCGGCGATGGTCAAGGTGAGCGTGTAA
- the dnaK gene encoding molecular chaperone DnaK gives MAKVIGIDLGTTNSCVSVMEGGEPVVIPNAEGNRTTPSVVAFTKDGERLVGDVAKRQAITNPDRTIISIKRHMGTDYKVTVDDKSYTPPEISAMILQKLKADAEAYLGESVTQAVITVPAYFSDSQRQATKDAGKIAGLDVLRIVNEPTAAALAYGLEKDEDQTILVFDLGGGTFDVSILELGDGVFEVKATSGNNHLGGDDFDNRIMQYLIDTFKKDTGIDLGKDKMAMQRLKDAAEKAKKELSSTLTTTISLPFISADASGPKHLEINLTRAKFEEISADLIEATLAPTRQALQDAGLSASEIHKVILVGGSTRIPAVQEAIKRLIGSDPSKGVNPDEVVAVGAGIQAGVLTGEVKDVVLLDVTPLSLGIETMGGVFTRLIDRNTTIPTSKSQVFSTAADNQTSVEIHVLQGEREMASGNKTLGRFTLSDIPPAPRGVPQIEVSFDIDANGIVNVGAKDLGTGKSQRITITASSGLSKDEVDRMMKEAQMHAEEDKKRREQVEIRNEADQLLYQTEKTLKDLGDKADADLKSEAEQKLSALREALSGTETEAITSAKDALTEVLHKLSTKLYEQTSAAQGAGAGAEGAAQADDNVVDADFTEVDKDQK, from the coding sequence GTGGCAAAAGTCATTGGTATTGACCTTGGTACAACGAACTCATGCGTTTCCGTTATGGAAGGCGGGGAGCCAGTCGTTATCCCGAATGCGGAGGGCAACCGCACGACGCCGTCCGTCGTCGCGTTCACAAAGGACGGAGAGCGTCTGGTAGGCGACGTCGCAAAGCGTCAGGCGATCACCAACCCCGACCGCACCATCATCTCTATCAAACGCCACATGGGCACGGACTACAAAGTGACGGTGGACGACAAATCGTATACGCCGCCTGAGATCTCGGCTATGATTCTGCAAAAGTTGAAAGCTGACGCGGAAGCATATCTCGGGGAGTCGGTCACCCAAGCGGTGATCACCGTACCTGCATACTTTAGTGACAGCCAGCGCCAAGCCACCAAGGATGCAGGCAAAATCGCAGGTCTCGACGTCCTGCGTATTGTCAACGAGCCAACTGCCGCCGCGCTGGCCTACGGTTTGGAAAAGGATGAAGACCAGACCATCCTCGTGTTCGACCTCGGCGGTGGTACATTTGACGTCTCGATTCTGGAACTCGGCGATGGCGTCTTCGAAGTCAAGGCGACGAGCGGGAACAACCATCTCGGCGGCGACGACTTCGACAACCGTATCATGCAGTACTTGATCGATACGTTTAAGAAGGACACGGGCATCGACCTCGGCAAGGACAAAATGGCGATGCAGCGTTTGAAGGACGCAGCAGAGAAAGCTAAGAAGGAATTGTCCTCGACGCTCACGACGACGATTTCCCTGCCGTTTATCTCGGCAGATGCATCCGGTCCAAAGCACCTCGAAATCAACTTAACGCGTGCGAAATTCGAAGAGATCTCCGCCGATTTGATCGAGGCGACGCTGGCACCGACTCGTCAAGCTCTGCAAGACGCAGGTCTGTCGGCAAGCGAGATTCACAAGGTCATTCTCGTCGGCGGTTCGACGCGGATTCCAGCCGTTCAAGAGGCGATTAAGCGCCTGATCGGCAGCGATCCTTCAAAAGGCGTCAATCCGGACGAAGTCGTCGCGGTCGGCGCCGGCATTCAAGCGGGCGTCTTGACGGGTGAAGTGAAGGACGTCGTCCTGCTCGACGTCACGCCATTGTCACTCGGCATCGAGACGATGGGTGGCGTGTTCACGCGCCTCATCGACCGCAACACGACCATCCCGACGTCGAAGAGCCAAGTGTTCTCGACCGCCGCTGACAATCAGACGTCGGTTGAAATTCACGTGCTCCAGGGCGAACGCGAAATGGCGAGCGGAAACAAGACACTCGGTCGCTTCACACTGTCGGATATCCCGCCGGCACCACGCGGTGTTCCGCAGATTGAAGTCTCGTTCGACATCGACGCAAACGGCATTGTCAACGTTGGTGCGAAGGACCTCGGCACGGGCAAATCGCAGCGTATCACCATCACGGCTTCGAGCGGTCTCTCCAAGGATGAAGTCGACCGCATGATGAAAGAGGCGCAAATGCACGCCGAAGAGGACAAGAAGCGCCGCGAGCAAGTTGAAATTCGCAACGAGGCCGACCAACTTCTCTATCAGACCGAGAAGACCCTCAAAGACCTCGGCGACAAAGCCGATGCGGACTTGAAGTCGGAGGCAGAACAAAAGTTGAGTGCGCTTCGCGAAGCGCTCAGCGGAACCGAGACGGAAGCCATCACCTCGGCGAAGGACGCGCTCACAGAAGTGCTGCACAAGCTGTCGACGAAGCTGTATGAGCAAACGTCGGCCGCACAGGGCGCAGGTGCTGGTGCGGAAGGCGCTGCACAAGCGGACGACAATGTTGTCGATGCCGATTTCACGGAAGTCGATAAGGATCAGAAGTAA